CAACTCGATTTGTGTAATGCCCATAAATTTCTTGTTGCTGTTCTTTTGATGTCAAAAATCTTTTGATTTCTTGGTCTGTTGCCCCTGATAGTTCCTCATAAAAGCCAACAGCAATTGGGCAAGTCTCCTCAGCTTCTGATTCATCCGTACCAGGACGCAAATACCAAAACCGAGAACCTTGAGGGTCACGCTCTTTCACCGGATATCCTAACATCTGCCGCAGCGCTTCAAGACGATTTATATCTGTACCACCTATCACATCCTGCAACTGTTCTTTGGTGAAAACCATTTGTGTTCCTCGTGAATCTCTAATTGCCACGTCAAATCTGCGTAGGCATAGCCCGCCGCAGGCATCGCACCCAAAAGCGATCGCTCATACCAAAACTGAGCAAACAACTAATTCGGTAAATACTTAACCAACAAATCCTGCCCCTGAGCGCCCATCTCTTCCAACATCCCCTCAATCTTCTCCATCGCTAGCGGCGACGGTTTAGAGCGTCCATTTTCCCAACGATTAATCGTGGTATAAGTAACGCCTAGAGTGGCTGCATACTGTTCTTGCGTTAGCCCAGCCAAAAGCCGCAAATCACGAATGATCTGCCCCACCTCTGGCTGGTTGATAGCCAAGGGTTTTTTGATAGTCATTTAATGAAAGAAACTTTACCTTCTAGCTTAAGTAGCTGATGCTATATTATTTGTTACATATTAACCATGCGAAATTTCCGCTTCCATCAGTGAATACGCGCAATTTGTGTTTTTATAGTAAAATTTCTTG
This genomic stretch from Nostoc sp. 'Lobaria pulmonaria (5183) cyanobiont' harbors:
- a CDS encoding helix-turn-helix domain-containing protein; this translates as MTIKKPLAINQPEVGQIIRDLRLLAGLTQEQYAATLGVTYTTINRWENGRSKPSPLAMEKIEGMLEEMGAQGQDLLVKYLPN